From Sphingorhabdus sp. SMR4y:
GCCCACGACGACGCGGTCGGGTTTCATGAAATCGTCGATTGCCGCGCCTTCGCGAAGGAATTCGGGATTGGAAGCCACGTCAAACTCTGCTTCCGGATTGGTTTCACGGATGACCGCCTCGACCTTGCGGTTGGTGCCGACGGGTACTGTCGATTTGGTTACCACCACGGCATATCCGGTCAGCGCCCGGGCAATATCCTCTGCCGCGGCCATGACATAGGTCAGGTCGGCATGACCATCCCCGCGCCGGGTCGGTGTGCCGACCGCAATGAAGACCGCATCAGCGCCGTCGACCGCTGCGGCCAGATCGGTGGTAAAACTCAGCCGGCCGGCGGCGACATTGCGTTCCATGACAGCATCCAGCCCGGGTTCGTAAATCGGAACTTCGCCGCGTTCCAGCAGGGCGATTTTTTCGGGCATCTTGTCGACGCAGACCACATCATGGCCGAAGTCGGAAAAGCACACGCCCGAGACAAGTCCCACATAACCCGTGCCGATCATTGCAATTTTCATTGTTCGGTTATTCCCTTTGCTAGATAGTCAAAATATGGTTTGCGGCGCGCCGGCTGTCCTGCCGGTGCACTGATATTCCTGATGCCACATGCCGGAGACAACAGGCGATGGAGTGGCGTGCAAGATCGCGGCCATTCTATTTTGCCCCGATCAACGTTACTTGTGACAATTTCATGATGTCCGGTCATTTGCTTTTCACACCATCGCGGAGTCCGGGCAGCTGGGCCTCGGGCAGTTCGGCGGCCAGACTCTCGATTTCGGCCTTGAGCGCCTCGTGCTCTTCCATTTTGCGCAGCAGGAACCGGCGCGTCATCGTCGCCTTTTCGGCGATACCTTTGAGCGTCAGCTTGTAGGCATAGCGGCGCTTGTCTTCTGCAGCGGTGAAATTTCCCAGTTTTACCAGGCCTTTCTCGATCAGCGCGTTCAGCACATAATGCATGGCCCCGACGCTGACACCAACGGCCTTCGCCATCTCCCGCTGCGACATTTCAGGATTCTCGTCGAGCAGGCGAAGCACGCGAAACCGCGTATCCTCCTGAAGCTTGCTGCGTTTGCTCGTCATAGGTTCAGACTGGTTTTTCTCGGGCTAACCCAACGGGCGCCTCGCGTGGCTAAAAGTCGGCGGATAGAACAGACTCTATATCGTTCATTATTGAGCGGTAGCATGTTGCGGCGCTGGCGAACAAGTGCAAAAGTAAAAATCTCACTGGGTCTTGCCATGGCGTTCTGGCGGAAGCGGGGGCGCGTTCCTGGAGGAGTTGCGGCGCCCCATATCCGGAAAACTGTCAGAAAGTCAACGATCTAAGGAGTCAGATTTCGGCGTAACTCTGTACAACCCTCGCCTTGTCCCGGGCGGGCGCGTTTGCTTTCATCTGCGCTTGAAAAATATCGGGTATTCCGGACAGACATCGCGGTCGGGATAATGCTTGCAATTGTATAACCTACAACACAACCAATAATGTTGTTCAGCATATTGCTTTCCATGCCCTGCAAATCTGTATTTCTATGAAATAGTGGCGATGGTGTGTAACAATAGGCTGGACTTTTAGTCCGTGACAGCGTTCACGAATCCCGATAACCTCTCGACATGAGCTATCGGGCAAATGTCGTCTGAACATTCGATCGCGGGGCAAATTTTGGGAGATGCAGGGAAATCTGATCCGCATGCGGTGCGTTTTCGCGCCTTTGTCAGCTACAGCCATGCCGATGCTGCGATCGCCCAAAAGCTCCACCGTAAAATTGAAACATATCGGCTGCCCCGTCATTTGAGAGATCGCCAGACGGCAGATCCGGACAATGGCCGCCTTGGCCGAATCTTCCGGGATCGCGAAGACCTGCCGGCAGCCGAGGATCTCTCGGAATCGGTGAAGCAGGCGCTGGCGGGCTCCGAAGCGCTGATCATCATCTGCTCTCCCGATGCCAGGGGGTCGCAATGGGTCGCCCGCGAAATTGAATTGTTCCGGACGCTGCATCCGGATCGCCCGGTGCTGGCGGCGCTGGTGCGCGGCGAGCCGGAAGAGGCTTTCCCGGCGCCCCTACTCGATGGTGC
This genomic window contains:
- a CDS encoding MarR family EPS-associated transcriptional regulator, with amino-acid sequence MTSKRSKLQEDTRFRVLRLLDENPEMSQREMAKAVGVSVGAMHYVLNALIEKGLVKLGNFTAAEDKRRYAYKLTLKGIAEKATMTRRFLLRKMEEHEALKAEIESLAAELPEAQLPGLRDGVKSK